The Corylus avellana chromosome ca11, CavTom2PMs-1.0 genome contains the following window.
ATAATACATATAGTCAAGCATACATACAAGTTTTTGTTGACACATGCATACACATAAATAGGATGATTAGTTGATTACTATaaactttgtaaaaaaaaaaaaaaaaaggataatcaTTTTATGAAACAACAAGGGAACCAACTGGAGATGGAGGGACTGGAACATCCATTGTCCCTTCCAACATCAAGATTACATTTTTCATTAAAGGACGCAAAACTGGATCTTCTTGGATGCACCATAACCCTACTTTTACCATTCTTTCCAAAGTCATGAAGTCCATGTTTTCATCTTCAACAAGCTTCTCCAATTCTCCAGCCATAAAGCAGTCATAAACCCAACTAGAAAGAATTATCTCATCTGCCGTTGGAACATTTACTGTTATACTGCTTCTGCAACATACAATCTCCAAAAGCACAATACCAAAACTGTATATGTCTGCTTTTACTGATATCAAGGCGTTCATTTTCCACTCAGGTGCCAAGTAGATGTACCCAGCTGTCCGCTCAGCCTCCACAGCTGTTTTTGATTGATTTGGCAGTAATAGCTTTGCCAACCCAAAATCAGAGATCTTTGCAGTCCATGTATCATCCATAAGTATGTTTTGGGGCTTTATGTTGGAGTGGATGACATGGACTTCACACTCATCGTGTAGATAGAGAATCCCTCTGGCCACATCCCGTGCAATTCTTACTCTTTCTTTCCAAATGGGGCGCATCTTAGCCTTGAAGAGTAGATCTGCAAGTGAGCCATTGCTCATGTATTCATAAACAAGAAGCTTTCTAGAGCCCTCCATACAAAATCCAAGCAATCGAACCAAGTTTCTGTGATGAGTTCTTGCAATTGCTGTAATTTCAGCTCGAAATGCCCTTTGCCCTTCTTCCACGAATTTCTCTAGTCTTTTAACAGCAATAGTTTTGTTACCTCCAGGTATAGTTCCTTTGTAAACAACTCCAAAAGTGCCCTTACCTAACTCTTCCTTGAAGCCATCTGTTGCTTGCTCAAGCtcattatgagaaaatgatcgCAAAGTAAACTCTTCAATCAATCCcaaatttgtattttctgaCAGACTTCTATACCTGTAAACTTGATGTCTGTATCTGAACAGAGTATAGATGGCAAACATGAAACAAAGGCATGCAATAGAACCCAAGGTTATGGCAAGAATCAAAATCAGACCTCTTTTCCTTTTGATCTTTGGACCAAAGATTTCTGCAGGTAAGGGGATTGGAGGGGCTGTGATATTTTCCTTAATCACCTTGAAGAAAGCCATAGCTGATATGTTTTTACTTGCTCTACTATATCTAAGTGGAAGTTTATATTTGTAGCAACCACCACTCTTATATAATACGGCTCCGCAATTACAATCTTCCAAGCAAGATATGCCGCAATCTTCCTTCTTCATTTGTTCCGATGAGTAAGGATAATCACCCCACAATATGTTTTCCAAAGAAACGATGCGGTACAGCATCGCTGGATGTTCACTACGTCTGCAACCATTGTCATTGAAGTTCCTGTAGCAGCCGAGGAACTTATTGCTGGGGTTGACGAAATCAAATCCAGGAAAACAGTTGCATTGTGCTTTGTTGCCCACTCCTGAGCAGTAACTACTCCATCCACAGAAGCCGCCGACTTCACAGTGGTTAGCCAACAACGACCATTCCACCAACATACTTGAGCTATTATCGCTCTCAAAGTGGTGTGAATACAATCTAAAGATCCCATCCGCATCAAGTGTTGCACGGTGGATAATAGTTCCATTTTTCTTGTCAGGATAGTGGCTACTTGCCAAAATGTGTACGCCCAAATGACCTCCTGTTGAAAAATGGAGTCAAATGAGTAAACTATGGTAGTATCTTCTAGAAGATGTTAAAGGAATAGTAAaagttgttgcaccaaccaagccgtcgAATGAATAGTacatggttgttgcaccaaccattcTCACCAACCATTCCCACCAACCATTCTCACCAACCATTCTCACCAACCCTTCTATACCTATATAAGGAGCATCAAGCTTCATTGTTTCATAGtgctaagacaagaaaagtatagagagagaaaaagaaagaaaggttgagagaaaaaggtatagagagataagtctagtgttaggcatataagaattgcagatcacaacatagaagagttgtgtgcaatctctctctgaaatatctcttgtaaagtctccccgttattttctcccaaagtagtgaaatctctgcaactcggtggatgtaggcagtattggccgaaccacgtataaatttcttgtcttgtgtatgtttgtgcgtgtttatagTACTAATCAAAAGTACACGTGTATGTTCTGTCaaggaaagattggattttaagtgaGACCGGTGTGACTCCTCCAATCTTACCTGGGAACATACCGAGCtgtatctttggtaaaatattatttaccgtacttgtgtattgttgtttttcttgaccGATTGGATCCCAAGATCCTGAAGAGGAATTAGTGGCGTCTAatttcccaacaattggtatcagagctcggTTTGTGTTCCGTTCGAGTGGGAGCAATAGCGTCAAGTTTATACAACAAGAAGGATGTCTCAAGAAACCCCCGAAACCACTCATGAAGTTCCTTCTTCAAGTGACAGTTCAAAGAAGTGGAGTCCAAATTATGGATCAGGCGGATCTATGAAAGTTGAAATAAAGCCATTTGATGAGAAGATCAATTTTGGCTTATGGCAAAGGCGGATGCGTGgcattcttattcaacaaaggCTGCTAGTTGCCTTAGAAGAAAGACCGGAGGGCATGACTGACCCCGAGTGGTCAGATATCGATCAACGGGCAATCTCTACCATTGAGATGTATATCACAGATGATGTGTTAAATCATGTGATATCAGCAATCTCTGCCAAAGATATGTGGGACAAGCTAGAAGCCATATATCTGGGAAAATCCTTGTCAAATAAGCTCTTCCTCAAGAAGAAACTCTTCAAACTGGAGATGAAGGAAGGCGAGAACGTGATGAAGCATATCAACATCTTCAACGCTTTGATCAACGACTTGAATCGGATAGATGTTCAATTCAGTGAAGAAGATCGAGCCTTGTTATTGCTTGCATCATTTCCAGATTCTTATGAGCATTTTGTCACCACGCTCATGTTTGGAAAGACAACTCTCAAGTTCAATGAGATTGTGCAAGACATCATCTCTCATGTGACCATGAAGAAGGCAGATGATAAGTCCACTTCCGGATCTGCTTTGAATGTGGAAAGTAGAAGCAGAAGTTCAAACAGAGGTAGCGGGCATGGAAGGTCGAGATCAAGGGCCGGCAGGTCAAAATCAAGGTATCCAAGAAATTCCAACAGCCAGAGCAGCTCAAAAACTATTGAGTGTTGGAATTGTGGCAAGACGGGTCACtacaaaaatcaatgtaaagCTCCGAAAAAGGAGGCAACAAGCGACTCTGCAAACGTGGTGGCAAATGAAGCGCAAGAGGCCCTGATCCTCTCGGTTGACAGTCCCTTTGATTCTTGGGTGTTAGACTCAGGAGCTTCCTTTCATACAACAGCGATACGCGAAATCTTGGGAAACTATGTTAGTGGAGATTTCGGGAAAGTGTATCTAGCTGATGGtacggcgctggatgttgtgggcatGGGAAATGTTCGGATCAGAATACATGCAGATTCAGTATGGAAGTTGGAGAAAGTCAGGCATGTTCCAGaactgaagaagaatctgatctctgtaggacagcttgatgatgaagggcatGGCATTCACTTCCACGGAGGTAAGTGGAAGGTCACATTTGGGGCTATGATGATAGCTCAAGGTGAAAAGACTGGTACCCTCTATATGACCACAGATATGAGGGATACTATTGCTGTTGCGAATGCAAGTGCTGAAGCAGATCTGTGGCACCAAAGACTATGGCACATGAGTGAAAAAGGGCTCAAAGTTTTGCACTCATTGGGGAAGCTACCAATGTTAAAGTCGATTAATATCGACTTTTGTGAAAATTGCATTTTCGGCAAACAGAAACGGGTGAGTTTCAAAACGGGTGGCAGAACCCTTAGAAATGAGAAGCTGGAGCTAGTTCACACAGATGTCTGGGGGCCAGCTGCAGTCTCGTCCATTGGCGGAAAGTCATACTTTGTGACTTTCATTGATGACCATtccaggaaggtatgggtttatttcttgagaCAAAAATCTGAGGTGTATGAAGTATTCAAGAAATGAAAGGCCATGGTGGAGAACGAGATAGGCTTGAAGATCAAGAAGCTAAGATCTGACAACGGTGGAGAGTACGAGGACACCGGGTTCAAAACATTCTGTTTTGAGAACGGGATCCGTTTGGAACGGACTGTTCCAAGAACCCcacagcaaaatggggtggcagaACGGATGAACCGAACATTGACAGAAAGAGCAAGAAGTATGCGCATTCAGTCAGGCCTACCCAAGCAGTTTTGGGCTGAAGCAATCAACACAGCAACCTACCTCATTAATCGAGGACCATCAGTGCCGTTGGAGCAACGCATACCGGAGGAGGTATGGAGCGGAAAGAAGGTAAATCTTTCATGGTTAAAAGCTTTTGGTTGCATTGTTTATGCGCACATTAGTGACCATGTGAGGGGAAAGCTAGACCCTAAGTCACTAAAGTGtatcttcattggatatggaggaGATGAGTTTGGTTATCGACTTTGGGATGATCAACATAAGAAAATCATTCGAAGTAGAGATGTGGTTTTCAATAAGAAGGTGATGTACAAGGAGAGAGGTACTGTACAACCTACTAGTCCAGTACAAGATGATCATATGTATGTTGAGTTGGATGATCTTCCAGAAAGTAATCCGGTGCAGCAAGTTGGTGAGGATCCTCAACTTGAAGAGCCTGAAGAACCTGCAGAACAACAAGCACCACAAGATCCAACTCCTACGCCTGCACCTAGAAGGTCAGCTCGTCCACATGTACCAAACAGGAAGTACATGAACTTTCTGTTATTAACAGATGATGGAGAACCTGAATGCTATGCTGAAGCATGTCAGGTAGAGGACTCGAGCAAGTGGGAGCTTGCAATGAAGGATGAGATGAAGTCTCTCATCTCTAACAAGACATGGGAGCTAGCTAAGTTACCCGTGGGAAAGAAGACTCTACACAACAAATGGGTATATAGAGTCAAAGAGGAACATGATGGTTCCAAGAGACACAAGGCAAGATTGGTGGTCAAAGGCTTTtagcagaaagaaggaattgactaCACTGACATTTTCTCACCGGTTGTGAAACTGAATACCATTCGTTCAGTTCTCAGCATTGTTGCAGCAGAGGGGTTGCACCTAGAGCAGTTagatgtgaagactgctttcctCCATGGAGACCTAAAGGAGGAGATTTACATGCAACAACCGGAGGGTTTTCCAGTCAAAGGGAAAGAGAAACTTGTGTGCAAATTGTCTAAAAGCTTGTACGGCCTGAAGCAAGCCCCAAGACAATGGTACAAAAATTTTGATGGGTTTATGTAGAGGCATGGCTACAACAAATGCAACGCTGACCATTGTTGTTACTTCAAGAGGTTTGAATCCAGTTacattattttgttactatATGTCGATGACATGTTAGTAACAAGTTCGGATATGGATGAAATCCAGAAGTTGAAGAAGCAACTATCGAGTGAGTTcgacatgaaggatttgggcgcAGCGAAGCAAATTCTTGGGATGAGAATAAATAGGGACAAGCAAATGGGTACTTTGCAGTTGTCTCAAGAGGAGTACATTTGCCGTATTCTGAAAAGGTTCagcatgagtaatgctaagccAGTTAGCACACCCTTGGCTAGTCACTTTCGGCTATCCAAGGATCAGTCCCCCAAgacagaagaagagaaggaattCATGGCTAAGGTTCCATATGCCTCAGCCATTGGAAGTTTGATGTATGCCATGGTTTGCACGAGACCAGATATAGCTCATGCAGTGGGAGCTGTGAGCAGATTCATGTCAAAACCTGGGAAGCAACACTGGGTGGCAGTGAAGTGGATACTAAGGTATCTACGAGGTACAACTAATAGAAGCCTATGTTTCAGAAATGGCGAGCTAAAACTACAAGGGTTTGTAGATGCAGACTTTGCTGGAGAGGTAGATCATAGGAGGAGCACTACCGGATATGTTTTCACAGTAGGTACTACTGCAGTGAGTTGGATTTCGCAGATACAGAAGGTTGTTGCTTTATCCACTACAGAGGCAGAGTACGTGGCTGTAACTGAGGCAAGCAAAGAGATGATTTGGTTACAGGGATTGTTGGCAGAAATGGGTTTCAGAAgataagaatgttttgttgATAGCCAGAGTGCGATACACTTAGCAAAGAATTCAGCATTTCATTCAAGAACCAAGCACATTGGACTTCGGTATCATTTCGTCAGATCACTTCTAGAAGATGAGGTGTTGATACTTGAGAAGATCCAAGGCAGCAAGAATCCAGCTGACATGTTAACCAAACAGTTACTATAGAGAAACTGAAGTTGTGCTCAACTTCAGTTGGTCTTCAAGCTTGAGGACAAGTGGACGAGTTGCAGAAGAGGGAATTGCGGAGATTGTTGAGATTCAAACTCATTAGActccaagtgggagattgttgaaaAATGGAGTCAAATGAGTAAACTATGGTAGTATCTTCTAGAAGACGTCAAAGGAATAGTAAaagttgttgcaccaaccaagtCGTCGAATGAATAGTacatggttgttgcaccaaccattcCCACCAACCATTCTCACCAACCATTCCCACCAACCATTCTCACCAACCATTCTCACCAACCCTTCTATACATATATAAGGAGCATCAAGCTTCATTGTTTCATAGtgctaagacaagaaaagtatagagagagaaaaagaaagaaaggttgagagaaaaaggtatagagagataagtctagtgttaggcatataagaattgcagatcacaacatagaagagttgtgtgcaatctctctctgaaatatctcttgtaaagtCTCCCCGTTATTTTCTACCAAAGTAGTGAAATCTCTGCAACTGGTGGATGTAGGCAGTATTGGccgaaccacgtataaatttcttgtcttgtgtatgtttgtgcgtgtttatagTACTAATCAAAAGTACACGTGTATGTTCTGTCGaggaaagattggattttaagtgaGACCGGTGTGACTCCTCCAATCTTACCTGGGAACATACCGAGCtgtatctttggtaaaatattatttaccgtacttgtgtattgttgtttttcttgaccGATTGGATCCCAAGATCCTGAAGAGGAATTAGTGGCGTCTAATTTCCCAACACCTCCGTGTAGGAATAGAACGCCTGAACGATTAAGAGTCAGCATTACATCAGTACCGCTGTTGTTTGTTCCAGAAGACCAGAAAATGTCATATGGTAGACGCGAGATGTTTACAGGGTAGGCAGCAAGGTTTCCATCATCCTGCATAAGAAGAGAAAATTGCCCACTCGATTGGTCTGACTTAGACACACTCGAAACTAATTCATCGCCAGTATACAGATTCTGACCTCCTAATATGGTGTCAGTTGGCTCCTGAAAGGTGTGCCAGAGAGCAACAGAACGATTGTTGTAGAGCATAAAATTACCCGAATCAAGCATCGCAGCTGAAGCCGTCGCGCGTAGAGGCGCATTATCAATGTATATTGTACTCTCCTTGTCTGCTCCTATTCGAAGCTCTAGACCATCTCTAGTTAGTTCCAGTGTAGCATTTGAGAAGATGGGTGGATCATCTCGATTGGCAGTCCAGGTGACTGTCTTCTCAGTTTGATTAATCAGCCAAATGCCGATGGCAAAGCCATCACCTCGTGGGTAGAAACCAAATGCAAAATGGCCAGAAGGTGATAGCCATGAAGTACGGTTTGCTTTCGGTGAAAGCGAAGAGCCTAAGGATATCTTGTTGGTGTGGTTGCGTTGAGCGTTTGCATAATCAGAAAGTAGGAAAACAATCAGGAGTAGAACAGGTATGGAAGCCATGATGCAAAGACTGAGGGAGGAAAGAATCACCTTAAcgctatataaaaaaaataaataaaaaaaaaaaaaaaaaaaaaagagaaggcaaTCGCCTCTCAACAGTGATTTTTGCTTGGCCCTGTTTTGCCTGACCCATTTGGTCTGGCGAGGAATAAAAGCTTTTCTGTCGTGTTTCTGGTCTTTTTGTAGGCCGTTCCATCCAGTATTTTCGTAGGCTTTATCGTCTTTTTCCACCACCATGCGTTTTGCAGTCATGTCCCAcggagagagcgagagagaataCAGAAGAGACATTTCTACCTGCTCCATTCATTTAGTGACACATAGGAAGATTAAAGTAATTAACCAAATAGTGGCGTCTTTGATTCAGTAagaaaaagtgttttcttttttagctaaaagataaaaacaatcCACAcgttaaaagaaagataaaactccaaataatatttgagagaaaattctttaatttgataatgattcaatgagtgagttttacataataagctaaactttttataaaagataaatacttatagaaaaagtaaacataatcttagtagtaatagtaaacctaatcctaataaggaaagaaaaataataaaaacaattctaaccttattaaggaaatgaaataaagtcctaataaaataaaaataaaatcctaatataaaattgacaatctttTCTTTGATACTTCTATTTTCTAAGAACgggtaaaattctgatcaagcagTACTgatctaatattatttttgatattttccttattttcgtttttatcgAAAATATAAGTAAACATCGTCCTACATCATTTAGGGAGAGAGAGCCGTGAGGGTGAGACAAATAATAGCTAGGCACTGACAGCTGGATTTGGAGACAACCATCAGCCCGAGATAATGTTAGGAATGTAATGTGAAGAAGAATCATAAACAACACATAAatccttaagaaaatattacGCGGGAAAtagcaaaaatttgaaacaaaaaatagcTTTGGGACGCGTAGAAGCACTATCTTTAAGATCATAAACTAGTTTCCCAGTGATTTACTTATTGAGTCATAGACTTGTGTCGTTATTTTCCTTCCACCTGTAGAACACTtcaatattttacatattagtAGGTTGTGGGGCTGCAAAGTGAGAAAATCGCAAGTGAATGACTTACCTTGTTAGCTTTTGCTTAGATTGTAGTTAATTGTTAATGCTTTAGTCATGTCTGTTAAGTGTTTATATTGATGATACTTGATGTTATTGAAGGTCTCATGATTAGTTGTCacatataatttaattttgcttTCCAGTATAGTACGTATACTCTAATAAATAGTTCATCATAGTAATTGAAttaattgaaaaacaacaagtAATACTATAACTTAAGTAAAtctaattatttcattttgggGTGGTATAATGATAATAGTTCATCAGCGTCGACCTAAGGTTTCGGTTCTAAATCTCTCAATGTTAACACCAAAATATTATCAACGGTTGACGGGTCATCGTTAGCGTCGACAATGTTAAGCATTAGTATCGGATTACATGCGTCAACTTCATTAGCATTGACACATCGACGCTAAAGATAAGTAACGTCGACTATTGAACTTTCAAAATGTGGCCGTTAATGAgtgatttttttgtagtgttttagGTCACATCTAGTGCATAGGAAAGGACTCAAGAATATAATGATTATTCCAAGGAAATAATTATTCTATTATTTGGTTGGGtggaaaaatagagaaaattttctccaacctagTCTAATAAGCGTCAAGTGTCATATTTCACATGctttctttaatattcttaacaatcaATTATTACCATTCTACTAACCTATAAACcgaaacattaatttttgacaaACTCAAACATGTTGAGTGACACTTATCACTTATTATggtaagttgaagaaaatttcctcgaaaactattcaaaaaaaaattgtgtccaTTTGGTTGTACATCATTATTGGGAATAGCTATTCACCTAAAAGTGATCTATAAGTTATAACTATTGTTCTAGAAGAGGTAAAGAATAGCTATTCTCCTAAGAATAGAATAACATTTacccaaaaaaacttttttattttattttgtttctagggatccaaaaatcaaaacatttattttttactttttattttttatttttggtcacacCACCCTCGGTTGTTTTGTTAGGGTGGTCAGCAACCCcgaatgatttttttcttctttttttttttcagttcattttttggtttgaaaaagaaatggtttgttaggaatttaattttatagCTAGGGTCTTTTTGgaaatttgattaaattcttGGGTCATGATCACCAAATGAATTTGGAAAGCTTTCCAGCTTATATTATAGGAATAGATTTTGACGAGTAATTATAGATTGTTCCTATTGTGTCCTTCTTGAGTCTTTCTTGAGTCCCTCTAAGAATGaagtgactattaaaatcaccattggatcaaaattcaataatgatcaatcacaagtctaatgatgattttaatagtcatatcatTCTTAGAAGGACTCAAGAGGAACAAAAGAaggacttatagcattactcgattTTGACCGGAGATGATATATGTTGAGGGAGCATCTGAATTGAGAAATAAAAACCCTGAAAGCATTAATTGCCACCATTATACTTTGTGGGAATGACTATTCTAATAAATATTGGAAGAATTTACATTAGAAATGAGAAGCTTTAAAGTAGATGGCTATCACCgcgacaaagttttcttcaaaattttattgatgaaagaTAAATACATGTTTAACACAATACTTACTATCCAGCTCTAAACAGAATAGTTGACAAGTGAGAGGGCTAACATATCCCCTAAAGAGATGAGTGCAGGAAAATACATAAGACAAATATAAACTATATGAAATgggatttaattttttcttgcaGGCGAAAGTTTACGTGGATGTAGGCGCTGGACATGGAGGAATAGATACCTCGGTTATCCCTTCCAACATCAAGAGGACACTTTTCATGGAAGGACGAAGAGCTGGTTCGTCTTGAATACACCAGAGTCCAACCTTAACCATATTCTCCAAGGTGGTCTTATCTACTTCTTCCCCGCACACAATCTTATCCAACTCTCTACCAACAAAGCATTTATAGATCCAAATAGAAAGAATAATCTCATCATCATCTGATACATTAAGTTCTATGTTCCTTCTGCAACATAAAATTTCTAAGAGCACAATTCCATAACTGTAAACATCTGCCCTTACTGATATTGGGATGTTCTTATACCATTCAGGTGCTAAATACCCTCTTGTCCCTCTAATTCCAGTGAAGGTCCTAGTTTGATCTGGCATTAAAAACTTTGCCAGCCCAAAGTCGGAGATTTTTGCGGTCCAAAAATCATCCACTAGAATGTTTTGAGGCTTTATATCACAATGGATAATTGGAGCCTCACACTCTTCGTGTAAATAGAGGATCCCTCTTGCAACATCTCGTGCGATTCTGACTCTCTCATCCCAATCTGGATGTCTCTCGGCTCTAAAAAGAAGATCAGCAAGGGAGCCATTCCTCATATACTCGTAAACCAGAAGCCTTTTAGAGCCTTCAGCGCAGTAACCCAACAAACGAACTAAGTTCCTATGGTGGGTTCTCCCAATTGCTCGCATCTCTGCTTGGAACTACCTTTCACCTTCTTCAATTAGTTTCTCTAGTCTCTTTACTGCAACAAGTCTTCTACCTTTGAATAGTGATCCTTTGTAAACTGCTCCGAAAGAGCCCTTACCTATCTCTTC
Protein-coding sequences here:
- the LOC132164976 gene encoding G-type lectin S-receptor-like serine/threonine-protein kinase LECRK1 yields the protein MKLDAPYIGIEGLVRMVGENGGHLGVHILASSHYPDKKNGTIIHRATLDADGIFRLYSHHFESDNSSSMLVEWSLLANHCEVGGFCGWSSYCSGVGNKAQCNCFPGFDFVNPSNKFLGCYRNFNDNGCRRSEHPAMLYRIVSLENILWGDYPYSSEQMKKEDCGISCLEDCNCGAVLYKSGGCYKYKLPLRYSRASKNISAMAFFKVIKENITAPPIPLPAEIFGPKIKRKRGLILILAITLGSIACLCFMFAIYTLFRYRHQVYRYRSLSENTNLGLIEEFTLRSFSHNELEQATDGFKEELGKGTFGVVYKGTIPGGNKTIAVKRLEKFVEEGQRAFRAEITAIARTHHRNLVRLLGFCMEGSRKLLVYEYMSNGSLADLLFKAKMRPIWKERVRIARDVARGILYLHDECEVHVIHSNIKPQNILMDDTWTAKISDFGLAKLLLPNQSKTAVEAERTAGYIYLAPEWKMNALISVKADIYSFGIVLLEIVCCRSSITVNVPTADEIILSSWVYDCFMAGELEKLVEDENMDFMTLERMVKVGLWCIQEDPVLRPLMKNVILMLEGTMDVPVPPSPVGSLVVS